In Malus sylvestris chromosome 16, drMalSylv7.2, whole genome shotgun sequence, the following are encoded in one genomic region:
- the LOC126609184 gene encoding serine/threonine-protein kinase BLUS1-like has product MGPCSSLISGSLLLVTRSIQLHTWLTDIARTLYWMEFEVIYLHNGNQNNEDIWSFRITALELACGSLPLSNLLPSKSLLLKITKRLWFSDYETHNKAFKNKKFFEAFKDLVGSCLNQDQGKRSMAERLLRNLFFINCRGGDSLMMNVLLGFPSVEERFKKKMKMMKGSCGSVVKMVRFGGETVTQPSSPSGAWEDKGGSVVKMVRFGGETVTQLSSPSGAWEDKGYMGVDSESVGESSNVIK; this is encoded by the exons ATGGGTCCGTGTAGCTCGCTGATTTCGGGGTCTCTGCTTTTGGTTACGAGGTCAATTCAATTGCATACTTGGCTAACTGACATCGCTAGAACACTATACTGGATGGAATTTGAGGTGATATATTTGCACAATGGGAATCAAAACAATGAGGATATTTGGTCGTTTAGGATCACGGCGCTGGAATTGGCTTGTGGCAGCCTTCCGCTGTCTAACCTTCTGCCGTCAAAGTCTCTACTTTTGAAGATAACTAAAAGGTTATGGTTTTCAGATTATGAAACCCATAACAAAGCTTTCAAGAACAAGAAGTTTTTTGAGGCTTTCAAAGACTTGGTGGGTTCTTGCCTCAATCAAGACCAGGGGAAGAGATCGATGGCAGAGAGATTGCTGAGGAACTTGTTTTTCATAAACTGCAGGGGAGGAGATTCTTTAATGATGAATGTGCTTCTGGGTTTCCCGAGTGTTGAAGAGAGGttcaagaagaagatgaagatgatgaagggGAGCTG CGGTTCAGTTGTGAAAATGGTAAGATTTGGTGGGGAAACCGTCACTCAACCGAGTTCACCAAGTGGAGCTTGGGAGGACAAGGG CGGTTCAGTTGTGAAAATGGTAAGATTTGGTGGGGAAACCGTCACTCAACTGAGTTCACCAAGTGGAGCTTGGGAGGACAAGGGCTATATGGGTGTTGATAGTGAGAGTGTGGGTGAGTCGAGCAATGTCATCAAATGA